From the genome of Phenylobacterium hankyongense:
CGACCATGTCGACCTTGTTCATGAACACCACCAGCGCCGGCACCCCGACCTGGCGGGCCAGGAGGATGTGCTCGCGGGTCTGCGGCATCGGGCCGTCGGCCGCCGACACCACCAGGATCGCGCCGTCCATCTGCGCCGCGCCGGTGATCATGTTCTTCACGTAGTCGGCGTGCCCCGGGCAGTCGACGT
Proteins encoded in this window:
- a CDS encoding GTP-binding protein, with the translated sequence VDCPGHADYVKNMITGAAQMDGAILVVSAADGPMPQTREHILLARQVGVPALVVFMNKVDMVDDEELLDLVEMEVRELLSSYQFPGDDIPIVKGSALAAVENRDAPIG